In one window of Schistosoma haematobium chromosome 5, whole genome shotgun sequence DNA:
- the TUBGCP3_3 gene encoding Gamma-tubulin complex component 3 (EggNog:ENOG410VBGG~COG:Z), translated as MSSIVPSLLYLIGQWTDDGQLNHPYKQLCVETGTSVKISHLWCGVYITYDGLIRLQDLSLQTKQIRSLSRDSNLRYKEVEIPQRFNVHLLDISTDHYSGGGIILLDQHVSGALTTIFTNSCHLTYLFSFSVLRRAMRMEFTSSNLRKQWFCATRLNYDQQIDLLSVIHLFVAEIRYFIHQLQYYISFGYSKCV; from the coding sequence ATGTCCAGTATTGTCCCCAGCTTGTTGTATCTCATTGGTCAATGGACTGATGATGGACAGCTGAACCATCCCTATAAACAACTCTGTGTTGAAACAGGTACGTCGGTGAAAATTAGTCATTTGTGGTGTGGTGTATATATAACTTACGATGGTTTAATACGACTCCAAGATTTATCCcttcaaacaaaacaaatacgaTCTTTGTCGCGCGATTCTAATCTCCGGTATAAGGAAGTAGAAATCCCTCAACGGTTCAATGTTCATTTATTGGACATATCAACTGATCATTATTCCGGAGGTGGTATAATTTTATTGGACCAACATGTCAGTGGAGCATTGACCACAATATTTACTAATAGTTGTCATTTAACGTATCTATTTTCGTTTAGTGTTCTTCGACGTGCTATGCGTATGGAGTTTACGTCGAGCAACTTACGGAAACAATGGTTTTGTGCGACGCGTTTAAATTATGATCAACAGATTGATTTATTATCAGTAATACATTTATTCGTTGCGGAAATACGATATTTCATACATCAGCTACAATATTATATTAGTTTTGGATACTCGAAATGTGTCTGA